The Chthoniobacterales bacterium genome includes a window with the following:
- a CDS encoding cysteine desulfurase family protein — translation MGYLDYNASTPLGPEALEAMLPFLREEFGNPSSIHAPGRRARAAIDDARDRLAALVGGRPHEIIFTSGGTESVNLALIGLALAHEGVGRHLITVATEHHAVLHAMEFLRQRHGFELTILPVDRAGRVDPEEFAATIRPDTTLASVMSANNETGTLQPIAELSAICRERNVLFHSDMVQSFGKETVRPYEMGVAAISLAAHKFYGPKGVGALFLRAGLPLTTLHHGGAHENQRRPGTENVAAIAGLAAAAEAAVASVDVEQDRQRELRDWLWEGIRTEFPTAVRNGDPEQTLANTLSVSFPGADGETLLIGLDMEGVSVSSGSACMVGSVQPSHVLLAMGVPEKIAQATVRFSLGKSTTGAEIEAALTALARVLERQKLTQPTQEA, via the coding sequence ATGGGTTATCTAGATTACAATGCGTCCACGCCGCTGGGCCCCGAGGCCCTCGAGGCGATGCTGCCGTTTCTGCGCGAAGAGTTCGGGAATCCGTCGAGCATCCATGCCCCGGGCCGGCGCGCTCGAGCGGCGATCGATGATGCCCGCGACCGGCTCGCCGCCCTCGTCGGGGGACGTCCGCACGAGATCATTTTTACCAGCGGCGGCACGGAATCCGTGAATCTTGCCCTTATCGGGCTCGCGCTGGCCCATGAAGGCGTCGGTCGGCATCTCATCACCGTGGCGACCGAGCACCACGCCGTCCTTCATGCGATGGAGTTTCTTCGGCAGCGCCACGGCTTCGAACTCACGATCCTGCCCGTCGATCGCGCCGGCCGGGTCGATCCCGAGGAGTTTGCGGCCACCATTCGCCCGGACACCACGCTCGCCTCCGTGATGTCTGCCAACAACGAGACGGGCACCCTGCAGCCAATTGCGGAGCTTTCCGCCATCTGCCGGGAACGCAACGTGCTCTTCCACAGCGACATGGTGCAGTCCTTCGGCAAGGAAACCGTCCGCCCTTACGAGATGGGCGTCGCCGCCATTTCCCTGGCGGCCCACAAATTTTATGGGCCGAAGGGTGTGGGCGCGCTGTTTTTACGGGCCGGATTGCCGCTGACGACCCTTCACCACGGCGGCGCCCACGAAAACCAGCGCCGTCCCGGGACGGAAAACGTGGCCGCCATCGCCGGTCTGGCCGCCGCCGCCGAGGCCGCGGTCGCCAGCGTCGACGTCGAGCAGGATCGCCAGCGGGAGTTGCGCGACTGGCTTTGGGAGGGAATTCGCACCGAATTTCCGACCGCCGTCCGCAACGGCGATCCCGAGCAAACTTTGGCTAACACGTTGAGCGTCAGCTTTCCGGGGGCCGACGGGGAGACGCTGCTCATCGGGCTGGACATGGAGGGGGTGAGCGTTTCCAGCGGGTCCGCCTGCATGGTCGGTTCCGTCCAGCCGTCGCACGTTTTGCTGGCCATGGGGGTGCCGGAAAAGATCGCTCAGGCTACGGTAAGATTTTCATTGGGCAAATCGACGACCGGCGCTGAAATTGAAGCGGCGCTGACCGCGCTCGCCCGAGTGCTCGAACGACAAAAACTGACCCAACCCACGCAAGAAGCATGA
- the epsC gene encoding serine O-acetyltransferase EpsC, giving the protein MESTLKRVARDLLASYETVGGMNNTDGLNLPSTRAIASICEDLLQLLFPGFHDEEPIHPDFLAELTGTRIASLADRMEDQICRSLRTTEPECPQSRAQEILTGFLEALPAIRELLRTDIEAAFEGDPAALSLEEIVLSYPGLEAVAIQRSAHRLYKAGVPLLPRMMTEWAHSRTGIDIHPGAQIGTHFFIDHGTGVVVGETSVIGNRVKLYQGVALIGRSLAGGQALKGKRRHPTLHDEVTVYAGATIMGADTVIGTDSTIGANVFLTHSVPARSLVFYEETQLKILPKRNSPGADAALEWVI; this is encoded by the coding sequence ATGGAAAGCACTCTGAAACGGGTCGCGCGGGATCTCCTCGCGTCCTACGAGACTGTCGGCGGGATGAACAACACCGACGGCCTCAACCTGCCCTCGACCCGCGCCATTGCCTCGATCTGCGAGGATCTTCTGCAGCTGCTCTTTCCCGGATTCCACGACGAGGAGCCCATCCACCCCGATTTTCTCGCAGAATTGACGGGGACGCGCATCGCGAGCCTTGCCGACCGCATGGAGGACCAGATTTGCCGCAGTCTGCGCACGACCGAGCCGGAGTGCCCGCAATCCCGAGCCCAGGAGATCCTCACCGGGTTTCTCGAGGCGCTGCCCGCCATTCGCGAGCTTTTACGCACCGATATCGAGGCTGCCTTCGAGGGAGATCCTGCCGCACTGTCCCTCGAGGAGATCGTGCTTTCGTATCCCGGCCTCGAGGCGGTGGCCATCCAGCGGTCTGCCCATCGGCTCTACAAGGCCGGGGTGCCGCTGCTGCCGCGCATGATGACCGAATGGGCGCACTCGCGCACCGGCATCGACATCCACCCCGGCGCGCAAATCGGCACGCATTTCTTCATCGATCACGGCACGGGCGTAGTGGTCGGCGAAACGAGCGTGATCGGCAATCGCGTGAAGCTTTACCAGGGCGTCGCCTTGATCGGGCGTTCCCTTGCCGGCGGTCAGGCCCTGAAGGGCAAGCGCCGTCACCCGACCCTGCACGACGAGGTTACGGTGTATGCCGGGGCGACGATCATGGGCGCCGATACCGTCATCGGCACGGACAGCACCATCGGCGCAAACGTCTTTCTCACCCACAGCGTGCCGGCCCGCTCGCTCGTCTTTTACGAAGAAACCCAGCTGAAGATTCTTCCGAAGCGCAATTCCCCGGGGGCCGACGCCGCATTGGAATGGGTTATCTAG
- the galK gene encoding galactokinase, which translates to MFTAFAPGRVELLGNHTDYNEGVVLSAALDLGVTVKGERTEDGAISLASAGFPEVKIPAGKPLKRAGAWSDYPLGIVATLRASGVEIGGFKAEFSATLPVGTGLSSSAAMEIATAVFLKDLFKLEMTPLEIAKLGRRAENEFVGVGCGLLDQVSSVFGQKQHAIYLDCRAETVERIPFPEGIELLVVQSGVPHALTGGEYDERRAECFEAARLLGVPALRDATSAQLAAANLPDVVGRRAAHVIGENERVFAAVEHLRSGDIAAFGRLMAASHESSRVNFENSTPELDLLVALAQLQPGVHGARLTGGGFGGAIVAAVDSAAATRVEEKIISTYRQRTGVETRATRCHIGDGAVPGA; encoded by the coding sequence ATGTTTACTGCGTTTGCTCCCGGCCGAGTCGAACTGCTCGGAAATCACACGGATTACAATGAAGGCGTCGTCCTCTCCGCGGCGCTCGATCTGGGCGTGACGGTGAAGGGCGAGCGCACGGAGGATGGCGCGATCTCCCTGGCGAGCGCGGGGTTTCCGGAGGTGAAGATTCCGGCGGGCAAGCCGCTGAAGCGTGCGGGCGCCTGGAGCGATTATCCGCTCGGCATCGTCGCGACTCTGCGCGCCAGCGGCGTCGAGATCGGCGGCTTCAAGGCGGAATTCTCGGCGACGCTTCCGGTGGGCACGGGCCTTTCCAGCTCCGCGGCGATGGAAATCGCGACCGCGGTCTTCCTGAAGGATCTTTTCAAACTCGAGATGACTCCGCTGGAGATCGCGAAGCTCGGGCGGCGCGCGGAGAATGAATTCGTCGGCGTCGGCTGCGGTCTCCTCGACCAGGTTTCTTCGGTGTTCGGCCAGAAGCAGCACGCCATTTATCTGGATTGCCGGGCGGAAACCGTGGAGCGCATTCCCTTTCCCGAAGGCATCGAACTGCTCGTCGTGCAATCGGGAGTGCCGCATGCGCTCACCGGCGGAGAATATGACGAACGTCGCGCCGAATGCTTCGAGGCGGCCCGGCTCCTGGGCGTGCCGGCGCTGCGCGACGCCACGTCCGCGCAGCTTGCGGCGGCAAACCTCCCGGATGTCGTCGGCCGGCGCGCGGCCCATGTGATCGGCGAGAACGAGCGCGTTTTCGCGGCGGTGGAGCATCTCCGATCGGGAGATATCGCGGCTTTCGGGCGATTGATGGCTGCGTCGCACGAGAGCTCGCGGGTGAATTTCGAGAACAGCACGCCGGAGCTCGATCTCCTCGTGGCGCTCGCTCAGCTCCAGCCTGGCGTGCATGGTGCGCGACTCACCGGCGGTGGATTTGGCGGCGCGATCGTGGCGGCGGTGGATTCTGCGGCGGCGACTCGCGTGGAGGAAAAAATCATTTCCACTTACCGCCAGCGCACCGGCGTCGAGACTCGCGCCACCCGTTGCCACATCGGCGACGGGGCCGTGCCTGGAGCGTGA
- a CDS encoding phage holin family protein: MTHPASPGPAGAETRGVVAQAMRLFSSLTRHLQSLVALAGLEGREAVGLYVRAAIALGVALFCAAFGYVFLILAVAFALDRFLHVDWIWIASGFAVLHLLGAAIAGFLTKKFFTTPVFRGTAEEIRRDVAALHSAGATTGTQPPLM; this comes from the coding sequence ATGACTCATCCTGCTTCACCCGGGCCCGCTGGCGCGGAAACGCGCGGCGTCGTCGCCCAGGCGATGCGGCTCTTCAGTTCGCTCACGCGTCATCTTCAATCCCTCGTCGCCCTCGCGGGCCTCGAGGGGCGTGAAGCGGTCGGCCTGTATGTGCGCGCCGCCATTGCTCTCGGCGTGGCTCTCTTCTGCGCCGCCTTCGGCTACGTTTTTCTGATTCTCGCCGTGGCCTTCGCCCTCGATCGCTTCCTTCACGTCGATTGGATCTGGATCGCGTCGGGATTTGCCGTTCTGCATCTCCTCGGTGCCGCGATCGCCGGCTTCCTCACGAAAAAATTCTTCACCACGCCCGTCTTCCGCGGCACTGCGGAGGAAATCCGCCGCGATGTGGCCGCCCTGCACAGCGCCGGCGCCACGACTGGCACTCAACCTCCTCTGATGTAA
- a CDS encoding NAD(P)/FAD-dependent oxidoreductase produces the protein MTEGPQKSVGVIGGGPAGLTAAYLLAKAGVAVTVYEADPEYVGGISRTARYKGFHFDIGGHRFFSKSQEVEDFWDEILPDDMLVRPRSSRIYYRRKFFSYPLRPFEALMNLGIFESILCGLSYAKAQVFPVKNPRNFEQWVSNQFGQRLFRIFFKTYTEKVWGMRCEDISADWAAQRIKGLSLGKAVLSALLPKPKSADRGAVVKTLINTFRYPRKGPGMMWEACAAKIEALGGRVVMGRRVTALTQEPGSTRWALITEDADGQSETATFDHAISTTPIRTLARLISPALTAPTLEAAASLKYRDFLTVVLILKSKASFDDNWIYIHEPGVKVGRIQNFRSWSPEMVPDPNVSCLGLEYFCFEGDQLWNSTDEELISLGKREMESLGLARASEIVDGCIVRQPKAYPVYDDQYAAHVATIRAELDARFPTLHLAGRNGLHKYNNQDHSMMTAMLGAKNILAGKKVYDVWEVNEDAEYHEGGSAGSQSVSGLRQTPTRVVAE, from the coding sequence ATGACTGAGGGGCCGCAAAAGAGCGTGGGGGTAATCGGTGGCGGCCCCGCCGGACTGACCGCAGCCTATCTGCTCGCGAAGGCCGGCGTCGCCGTGACGGTTTACGAAGCCGATCCGGAATACGTTGGCGGCATTTCCCGCACGGCGCGCTACAAGGGTTTTCACTTCGACATCGGCGGCCACCGCTTCTTCTCCAAATCGCAGGAAGTCGAAGATTTCTGGGACGAGATTCTGCCCGACGACATGCTCGTCCGCCCGCGCTCGTCCCGCATCTACTACCGCCGCAAGTTCTTCTCCTACCCGCTGCGTCCCTTCGAGGCGCTCATGAATCTCGGCATCTTCGAGTCGATTCTCTGTGGGCTCTCCTACGCGAAGGCCCAGGTTTTTCCGGTAAAAAACCCGCGCAACTTCGAGCAATGGGTCAGCAACCAGTTCGGCCAGCGCCTGTTTCGGATTTTCTTCAAGACCTACACCGAAAAGGTATGGGGAATGCGCTGCGAGGACATCTCCGCCGACTGGGCCGCCCAGCGCATCAAGGGGCTTTCGCTCGGCAAAGCCGTGTTGAGCGCGCTGCTTCCCAAGCCGAAGAGCGCCGACCGCGGAGCCGTCGTCAAAACGCTCATCAACACGTTCCGCTATCCGCGCAAGGGCCCCGGCATGATGTGGGAAGCCTGCGCCGCGAAGATCGAAGCCCTCGGCGGCAGGGTCGTGATGGGCCGCCGCGTCACCGCCCTCACGCAGGAACCCGGCAGCACGCGCTGGGCGCTTATTACCGAGGACGCCGACGGCCAGAGCGAGACCGCCACGTTCGACCACGCCATCTCGACCACCCCCATTCGCACGCTGGCCCGATTGATCTCCCCCGCGCTGACCGCGCCAACCCTCGAGGCCGCGGCTTCGCTGAAATATCGCGACTTCCTCACCGTCGTCCTCATCCTCAAGTCTAAGGCGTCGTTCGACGATAACTGGATCTACATCCACGAGCCCGGTGTGAAGGTCGGCCGCATCCAGAACTTCCGCTCGTGGTCGCCCGAGATGGTGCCCGACCCGAATGTCTCCTGCCTCGGCCTCGAATACTTCTGTTTCGAGGGAGACCAGCTCTGGAACTCCACCGACGAGGAACTCATCTCCCTCGGCAAGCGCGAGATGGAGTCGCTCGGCCTCGCCCGTGCGTCGGAGATCGTCGATGGCTGCATCGTGCGCCAGCCAAAGGCCTATCCGGTCTATGACGACCAATACGCCGCGCACGTGGCGACGATTCGCGCCGAACTCGACGCCCGTTTCCCCACGCTCCACCTCGCCGGCCGCAACGGCCTCCACAAATACAACAACCAGGACCACTCGATGATGACCGCCATGCTCGGCGCGAAAAACATCCTCGCGGGCAAAAAGGTTTACGACGTGTGGGAGGTCAACGAAGACGCCGAATACCACGAAGGCGGCTCCGCCGGCTCGCAGTCCGTGAGCGGCCTTCGCCAGACGCCCACTCGCGTCGTCGCCGAGTGA
- a CDS encoding glycosyltransferase family 39 protein: protein MNARVGTALFFAAALVGMIALALGAELNHDEHQFVASAALLAREGLLPYRDFPYFHTPNLVGIYALLFQLTDHLLLAARLFSMVCAWLSGLVLFGFAWRRSSSIAFALGVAALFLTNPVVVYTFPKAWNNFPPVLLLLLAFVSQCRGARTAHVGWFFASGLFVAFAAGTRISFAPLALPFLVMAWFTPGKWRTVAAALAGMFLASIPVFFFLAITPGEFLFDNLVYNGRVNAAYRLASGDERSALAAKAFFVAKTLVNPGNLALFAAGLFALWQVARRYRSDYAVALLLAILPFVLLGVFAPTPSYTQYYSVLAAVLALAVAIGLKPRPIWPLAAAVGLSLIASLVQHFTMLTRFASGKWTPLQLHAKGRAVPAEAGPGRILTLAPIVALEGGSEIYGAFATGSFAWRTAPYLSEEDRRRHGFVAPPDLPALLAAQPPAGILLGYDKEREEALLNYAKTHGYRRVKLPDKINLWLPPAAAPGNSSP, encoded by the coding sequence GTGAACGCTCGAGTCGGCACCGCGCTCTTCTTCGCCGCCGCGCTCGTCGGCATGATCGCCCTCGCGCTGGGCGCGGAGCTCAACCACGACGAGCACCAGTTCGTCGCCTCAGCCGCGCTTCTCGCCCGTGAGGGCCTGCTGCCCTACCGCGATTTCCCGTATTTCCACACGCCGAACCTCGTCGGAATCTACGCGCTGCTTTTCCAGCTCACGGATCACCTCCTGCTCGCCGCGCGGCTGTTTTCCATGGTCTGCGCCTGGCTTTCCGGCCTCGTTCTGTTCGGCTTCGCATGGCGTCGCAGTTCGAGCATCGCCTTCGCACTTGGCGTCGCCGCGCTGTTCCTGACGAATCCCGTTGTCGTCTACACGTTCCCCAAAGCCTGGAACAATTTCCCGCCCGTGCTGCTGCTCCTGCTCGCGTTCGTGAGCCAATGCCGTGGCGCGCGAACCGCCCACGTTGGCTGGTTTTTTGCGAGCGGACTTTTCGTCGCCTTCGCCGCCGGCACGCGCATTTCCTTCGCCCCGCTCGCGCTGCCGTTTCTCGTCATGGCGTGGTTCACGCCCGGAAAATGGCGCACCGTCGCCGCCGCCCTCGCCGGCATGTTCCTCGCGTCGATTCCCGTGTTCTTCTTCCTCGCGATCACGCCCGGCGAATTTCTCTTCGACAATCTCGTCTACAACGGCCGCGTGAACGCCGCCTATCGGCTCGCCTCCGGCGACGAACGCTCCGCCCTGGCCGCCAAGGCCTTCTTCGTCGCCAAGACCCTCGTCAACCCGGGCAATCTCGCCCTGTTCGCCGCCGGCCTGTTCGCCCTCTGGCAAGTCGCCCGCCGCTACCGCTCCGATTACGCCGTCGCGCTGCTTCTCGCGATTCTGCCCTTCGTGCTGCTCGGCGTCTTCGCCCCCACGCCATCGTATACCCAATACTACTCCGTCCTCGCTGCCGTGCTCGCCCTTGCCGTGGCAATCGGCCTGAAACCGCGACCGATCTGGCCACTCGCCGCCGCCGTGGGGCTGAGCCTGATCGCCTCCCTCGTTCAGCATTTCACCATGCTTACCCGCTTCGCCTCCGGAAAATGGACGCCGCTCCAGCTCCATGCAAAAGGCCGCGCCGTGCCTGCCGAGGCCGGTCCCGGCCGCATCCTCACGCTCGCACCGATCGTCGCATTGGAAGGCGGCTCGGAAATTTACGGGGCGTTCGCGACCGGCTCGTTCGCGTGGAGAACCGCACCCTATCTTTCGGAGGAAGATCGCCGCCGCCACGGATTCGTTGCACCGCCGGACCTTCCCGCCTTGCTCGCCGCGCAACCTCCGGCTGGCATCCTGCTCGGCTACGACAAAGAGCGCGAAGAAGCCCTGCTCAACTACGCAAAGACCCACGGCTACCGCCGCGTCAAACTCCCGGACAAAATCAATCTCTGGCTGCCGCCGGCGGCTGCCCCGGGGAATTCATCGCCCTAG
- a CDS encoding PilT/PilU family type 4a pilus ATPase, whose translation MSDSPHPLLEHVDLYLNVGKEHDASDIHLSVNSPPMWRRYGVLQPIWDDAPLLTPEDTERLAMGFLTPAQKHHLSDIGDVDFAYQNDFGRFRASVVRQRLGIDLCFRIISTSLRTMDDLGLPNAVKLLTQYQNGLVLVTGAVGSGKSTTLAALVQEVNRTRHDHIITLEDPVEYIIPSASCHVTQREVHTHTKSFGAALRGALREDPDIIMVGEMRDLETISLAITASETGHLVLGTLHTANAARTLDRVLDVFPTDQRDQIRIMVSESLRGIVSQQLVPRADGQGRALALEVMVNNPAVANLIRESRTFMLPGVIQTGKRLGMKLMDDSLIELFEAGIITAEETLARAEQKAVVRQVVGL comes from the coding sequence GTGAGTGATTCCCCTCATCCGCTGCTCGAGCACGTCGATCTTTATCTGAACGTTGGCAAGGAGCACGACGCCTCCGACATTCACCTCAGCGTCAACTCCCCGCCCATGTGGCGACGCTACGGCGTTCTGCAACCGATCTGGGACGACGCCCCGCTCCTCACCCCGGAGGATACCGAGCGACTCGCGATGGGCTTCCTCACGCCCGCCCAGAAGCATCACCTTTCCGACATCGGCGACGTCGACTTCGCCTACCAGAACGACTTCGGCCGTTTCCGCGCGAGCGTCGTGCGCCAGCGCCTCGGCATCGATCTCTGCTTCCGCATCATCTCCACCTCGCTGCGGACCATGGACGACCTCGGTCTGCCGAACGCCGTCAAGCTCCTCACCCAATACCAGAACGGCCTCGTGCTCGTGACTGGCGCCGTCGGCAGCGGAAAATCCACGACGCTCGCCGCCCTCGTGCAGGAGGTGAACCGCACTCGCCACGACCACATCATCACGCTCGAGGATCCGGTCGAATACATCATTCCCTCCGCCAGCTGCCACGTCACGCAGCGCGAAGTCCACACTCACACCAAGTCCTTTGGCGCCGCTCTCCGTGGCGCCCTTCGTGAAGATCCGGACATCATCATGGTCGGCGAAATGCGCGACCTCGAGACCATCTCGCTCGCCATCACGGCTTCCGAAACCGGTCACCTCGTGCTCGGCACCCTCCACACCGCAAATGCCGCCCGCACGCTCGATCGCGTGCTCGACGTCTTCCCCACCGACCAGCGCGACCAGATTCGCATCATGGTCAGCGAATCGCTCCGCGGCATCGTCTCCCAGCAGCTCGTCCCGCGCGCCGATGGCCAGGGCCGCGCGCTCGCCCTCGAGGTCATGGTGAACAATCCCGCCGTGGCAAACCTCATCCGCGAATCCCGCACGTTCATGCTCCCGGGCGTCATTCAGACCGGCAAGCGCCTCGGCATGAAACTCATGGACGACTCCCTCATCGAACTCTTCGAAGCCGGCATCATCACCGCCGAGGAAACCCTGGCCCGCGCCGAGCAGAAAGCCGTCGTCCGCCAGGTCGTCGGACTCTAA
- a CDS encoding PilT/PilU family type 4a pilus ATPase, with protein sequence MAYIDQFFQVLIDAGASDLHLAEGQPPKIRRHGEIVPIREEILERDEATHMLSEICSPKRWETFEQTGDLDFAYEMNEEARFRCNYLKQTQGYGAVFRLIPTKILTLEQLKVPEVIKEFGKMRAGLVLVTGPTGSGKSTTLAALMDFINTNYSRHIVTVEEPIEFVHKNKRSIITQREVPEHAKSFPTGLKAALREDADIVLVGEMRDLETISLALTAAETGMLVFGTLHTNNARKTVDRMIDVFPSDQQAQVRTMLAASLRGVIAQLLMKKADGSGRVAVNEILVVNSAASAIIREGATQKLQDVIVGGRAEGMQFMDDAIWTQLQQGVVNPHEAYMKAIDKGRFKNFLPPEEADLANSAGASESDIPTKPQAPQRGYRPPGA encoded by the coding sequence GTGGCCTACATCGATCAATTCTTCCAGGTCCTCATCGACGCCGGCGCTTCCGACCTTCATCTCGCGGAAGGCCAGCCTCCCAAGATCCGCCGCCACGGCGAGATCGTTCCCATTCGAGAGGAGATCCTCGAGCGCGACGAGGCCACCCACATGCTCAGCGAGATCTGCTCGCCCAAGCGCTGGGAGACCTTCGAGCAAACCGGCGACCTCGACTTCGCCTACGAGATGAACGAGGAAGCGCGCTTCCGCTGCAACTACCTCAAGCAAACTCAGGGCTATGGCGCGGTCTTTCGCCTCATCCCGACGAAAATCCTGACCCTCGAGCAACTCAAGGTGCCCGAAGTGATCAAGGAATTCGGCAAGATGCGCGCCGGCCTCGTGCTCGTCACCGGCCCCACCGGTTCGGGCAAGTCCACGACGCTCGCCGCACTCATGGACTTCATCAACACGAACTACTCCCGCCACATCGTCACGGTCGAGGAGCCCATCGAATTCGTTCACAAGAACAAGCGCAGCATCATCACCCAGCGCGAGGTGCCCGAGCACGCGAAGTCCTTCCCCACCGGCCTCAAGGCCGCCCTGCGCGAGGACGCCGACATCGTGCTCGTCGGCGAAATGCGCGACCTCGAAACGATCTCCCTCGCCCTCACGGCCGCCGAAACCGGCATGCTCGTCTTCGGCACCTTGCATACGAACAACGCCCGCAAGACCGTCGACCGTATGATCGACGTGTTCCCGTCCGACCAGCAAGCGCAGGTCCGCACCATGCTCGCCGCCTCGCTCCGCGGGGTCATCGCCCAGCTTCTCATGAAAAAAGCCGACGGCAGCGGACGCGTCGCGGTGAACGAGATTCTCGTCGTCAACAGCGCCGCCTCCGCGATCATTCGCGAGGGAGCCACCCAGAAATTACAGGATGTCATCGTCGGCGGTCGCGCGGAAGGCATGCAATTCATGGACGACGCCATCTGGACTCAGCTCCAGCAGGGCGTGGTCAACCCGCACGAGGCCTACATGAAGGCCATCGACAAGGGCCGCTTCAAAAACTTCCTCCCGCCTGAGGAAGCCGACCTCGCGAACTCCGCCGGCGCGAGCGAAAGCGACATCCCGACAAAGCCGCAAGCCCCGCAGCGGGGATATCGCCCCCCGGGCGCATAG